In Sander lucioperca isolate FBNREF2018 chromosome 21, SLUC_FBN_1.2, whole genome shotgun sequence, the following proteins share a genomic window:
- the LOC116059384 gene encoding transmembrane protein 100, producing the protein MGCTTGHLACQTQPQTNAGQEGQSLEAGGAKVPDVLSSLERLSQATGGMEKSWYRCIFPFGIISLVIGVAGTGVTYTYNDLPQTKVVSVVLLVVGVLLLLMATTCWIVHKKKRRKKKEGGSFTSEQCPL; encoded by the coding sequence ATGGGCTGTACAACGGGCCACTTGGCTTGCCAAACCCAGCCCCAAACCAACGCGGGGCAGGAGGGTCAGTCCCTGGAGGCTGGTGGTGCTAAAGTCCCTGACGTGCTCTCCTCTCTGGAGCGTCTGTCCCAGGCCACTGGAGGCATGGAGAAGTCCTGGTACCGCTGCATCTTTCCCTTTGGAATCATCTCTTTGGTGATCGGCGTCGCAGGAACTGGGGTGACCTACACCTATAATGACCTGCCTCAGACTAAAGTGGTGTCAGTGGTGCTACTTGTCGTGGGTGTTTTGCTGTTGCTGATGGCCACCACCTGTTGGATTGTCcacaagaaaaagagaaggaaaaagaaagagggaggatcGTTCACCTCTGAGCAGTGTCCCTTGTGA